The following are from one region of the Geoalkalibacter subterraneus genome:
- a CDS encoding two-component system sensor histidine kinase NtrB yields the protein MSISNRTGASTDPQLYARVLENVEDAVIALDRKGRITLFNPAAENLTGMSLRQCFGRLFDTIFRGQSVLLTLVQCVIREGRSIVNYEELLLLRPASTPLPVRVSVSPLFDHDGSQEGVVLILRDLSRIRELEAAVRRTDRLSMIGTMAAGLAHEIKNPLGGIRGAAQLMAQEFSTDNELQEYTRVMIREVERLNGIIEELMDLSSPRRPETDEVNLAKLLGDIVLFQREALRHKKIDFALKLDPSIPPIKGDENLLTRLFLNLIKNAGEAVEKGGRVEIATRVASEYHLQQPGDRPIPFIVVDISDNGPGIAKEQMEQIFTPFFTTKTQGSGLGLAICQKIISEHQGFLKVDSLPGQKTTFSVSLPFYR from the coding sequence GTTATCGCTCTTGACCGCAAGGGCAGAATAACTCTCTTCAACCCTGCGGCGGAAAACCTGACCGGTATGAGCCTCAGACAATGTTTCGGGCGATTGTTCGATACGATTTTCCGAGGACAGAGCGTACTTTTGACCCTGGTGCAGTGCGTCATCCGAGAAGGTCGCTCCATCGTCAACTATGAAGAACTGCTGCTGCTCAGGCCGGCCTCCACTCCCCTGCCGGTCAGGGTTTCGGTCTCGCCGCTTTTCGATCACGACGGCAGCCAGGAAGGGGTGGTCCTGATTTTACGGGATCTTTCGCGCATCAGGGAACTTGAAGCGGCAGTACGGCGGACTGATCGCCTGTCGATGATCGGCACCATGGCGGCAGGACTTGCTCATGAAATCAAAAACCCGCTTGGCGGCATTCGGGGCGCGGCACAGCTGATGGCACAGGAATTCAGCACCGACAACGAGCTGCAGGAATACACTCGCGTCATGATTCGAGAGGTAGAGCGCCTGAACGGCATCATTGAAGAATTAATGGACCTCTCCAGTCCGCGCCGGCCCGAAACAGACGAAGTCAACCTGGCCAAACTCCTTGGCGACATCGTTCTTTTCCAACGCGAGGCCCTTCGCCATAAAAAGATTGACTTCGCTCTCAAACTCGACCCCAGCATCCCCCCCATCAAGGGGGACGAAAACCTGCTGACACGACTTTTTCTCAACCTGATCAAAAATGCCGGGGAAGCCGTGGAAAAGGGAGGACGCGTGGAGATTGCCACACGTGTTGCCTCCGAATATCATCTTCAACAACCCGGAGACCGCCCGATTCCCTTCATCGTGGTCGACATCAGCGACAACGGCCCTGGAATCGCAAAAGAGCAGATGGAACAGATCTTCACCCCCTTCTTCACAACCAAGACTCAAGGCAGCGGCCTGGGGCTGGCAATCTGCCAGAAAATCATCAGCGAGCATCAGGGGTTTCTTAAAGTGGACAGCCTGCCTGGACAGAAAACCACATTTTCCGTTTCTCTCCCCTTTTATCGCTGA